In the Streptomyces sp. NBC_00193 genome, ATACTGCCGCGGCCGAGCCAGCGGCCCCATCCGCCGCTGTTCCTCGCGTGCAGCCGGGCCGAGACCCTGGTGCAGGCCGCGGAACTGGGCGTGGGGGCGCTGGTGATGGGATTCGCCGGGCCCGAGTCCATCGGGGGGATGCGCTCGGTCTACGACGCCGCGATCGCCGGCCGGGACGGCGGCCGCTTCGTCTCGACGGCCGTCAACGACCACTTCTCGGTGCTCTGCCCGACGATCGTGCTCGACGACCCCGAGGAGGCCCGCAGGATCGGGATCCGGGGGCAGCGGTTCTTCGCGCAGTCCATCGGCCACTGGTACGGCGGCGCCGGGGTGCCGGACGAGGCGGTGGTCGCCGGCGCCGACGAGGGGGCGGAGATGCGCAGGGCGGCCGAGCAGGTGGTGGCCCGGCTGCACGAGCAGGACATCCCGGTGCGGCCCACCGCCACGGCCACCTTCAACGCGGACCACGCCTACGGGAGCGCCGACGAGGCGATCGCGTACGTGGAGCGGCTGCGGGACGCGGGGGCCGACGAGATCATGTGCCTGATCCAGATGGGCACCGTGCCGCAGGAGGCCTGCCTGGAGACCCTGCGGCAGTGGGGCGAGAAGGTCATCCCGCACTTCGCGAACCAGCGGGCG is a window encoding:
- a CDS encoding LLM class flavin-dependent oxidoreductase, producing the protein MKFSVIFEAQLADPTVEREHQVIRDCVEQAVLAEQMGFDRIWAVEHHSLKWYAHMSAPEIFLSFVAARTNTIRIGHGVVCMPFAFNHPVRVAERAAMLDLLSGGRVDLGAGRGGTVQETSLCGVDRDRTTAEVEEALRIIGKAWQEEELEYHGELIDIDPHPILPRPSQRPHPPLFLACSRAETLVQAAELGVGALVMGFAGPESIGGMRSVYDAAIAGRDGGRFVSTAVNDHFSVLCPTIVLDDPEEARRIGIRGQRFFAQSIGHWYGGAGVPDEAVVAGADEGAEMRRAAEQVVARLHEQDIPVRPTATATFNADHAYGSADEAIAYVERLRDAGADEIMCLIQMGTVPQEACLETLRQWGEKVIPHFANQRA